A single window of Metallosphaera hakonensis JCM 8857 = DSM 7519 DNA harbors:
- a CDS encoding type 1 glutamine amidotransferase, which yields MRPVLAILNHRLEGLGTLKSVFEDMGIKVTEKMATELSGRETFDGLIIMGGPMGVYQMDKYPFLRIETKLIRDAIEMGKPVLGICLGAQLISASMGGEVRKGTFGEEIGVKRVTFLKDLGVGNSAEVFHWHGDTFSLPAGATLLAYSDKYFQGFQMGSTMGLQFHVEVDSRMIREWIREYGGDTKLVDEVSEREERFRIVEDKLMHAWIDSLKG from the coding sequence TTGAGACCCGTGTTGGCAATTCTAAATCACAGATTAGAGGGACTCGGAACTCTAAAGTCCGTATTTGAGGATATGGGGATAAAGGTAACCGAGAAGATGGCTACAGAGCTTTCGGGTAGGGAAACCTTTGATGGATTGATCATTATGGGTGGTCCAATGGGAGTGTATCAGATGGACAAGTATCCTTTTCTTAGGATCGAAACCAAGTTAATAAGGGACGCAATAGAAATGGGGAAGCCAGTTCTAGGTATCTGTCTTGGAGCGCAACTTATTTCAGCATCAATGGGAGGAGAGGTAAGGAAGGGAACATTTGGAGAAGAGATAGGAGTCAAGAGAGTGACCTTCCTCAAGGACCTAGGAGTAGGAAACTCTGCGGAGGTCTTCCATTGGCACGGAGATACTTTTTCTCTGCCTGCAGGAGCAACGCTCCTGGCCTACAGCGATAAGTACTTCCAAGGATTTCAGATGGGATCTACGATGGGATTACAATTTCATGTAGAGGTAGACTCGAGAATGATAAGAGAGTGGATAAGGGAGTACGGAGGAGATACGAAACTAGTTGACGAAGTAAGTGAAAGAGAGGAACGCTTCAGAATTGTTGAGGATAAATTGATGCATGCATGGATTGACTCGTTAAAGGGATAG